Genomic DNA from Nomascus leucogenys isolate Asia chromosome 10, Asia_NLE_v1, whole genome shotgun sequence:
TTAGCTTTTTTCCACATTGGACTTCACCGCAAGATCCCctttgaagaattaaaaatattgctgtaggccaggctcggtggctcacacctaatcccagcactttgggaggccaaagcaggaggattgcttgagtccaggagtttgagaccagcctgggcaacacagcaagaccccgtctctacaaaaaattaaaaattagctgggtggcacgcacctgtagtccaaactgcttgggaggttaaggcaggaggatcacttgagcccaggagtttgaggctgcagtgagctgtgatcacaacattgcactccagcctgggtgccagagagagactcggtctcaaaaaacaaacaaaacccactgTTGTTCTAAGTGAATGCTGTCAGGGGAGGGGCAAAGACACAGGGAACCCCAGCGAACAGGCTTCTTCTCCGTCCCATTTAGAATTCCCATGTAGTGCCCCATACAACTAGCTTCTGACCACATGTGTCCTTGGCAGACTGTCCCACCCTCTCTGAGAAAGGATGCATCTTCCCCTGGTGGAGCCCTTCAGAATAGGAGGGTGACTCCCAGTGTCCCCTGGCTGTTTGCTCACAGGCCGGCTTTCCCCCTGGTGTGGTCAACATTGTGCCTGGATTTGGCCCCACGGCTGGGGCCGCCATTGCCTCCCATGAGGATGTGGACAAAGTGGCATTCACAGGCTCCACCGAGGTAAGGTGACCCTGGCCTCAAGCTTGCAGCCTCCTTGGCCCAGGCTCCCCCTGTCCTCAGTGGACGACATGCTCAAGGTGAGCTCCTGGGTGTCAAGTGGAGGTCTCTTCCTCCAGGACTTGCCCTCTGCAGAGCTCAGGCGAGGACCCTGTAGTTACCAGGAGGGGTGGGCAGGGTTGAGCCCTTTGTGGTCTGGTTGCCACACTAGCTGCCCTTGGGAGGGGCCAGTGTCCCATGTGGACTAAGGAGGCCAGGCCTAGCCAGACTCCACACAGCCCAGAGCTGACCGCTTGCCCCAAATCAGAGCACCTTGGCCAGGCCAGACTCCTTGACCAGGACTACCACGGTGGTTAAAAATTAGccctgtgtggtggtgtgtgcgtgtggccccagctactcagaaggccgaggcaggagggttgccagagcctgagaggtcaaggcttcagtgagctgagatcacgccactgtactccagcctaggtgacagagcgagaccctgtctaaaagaaaaaaaaaagtgaatgtctATTTGGTGAAATTCTCTAGGTCTCTCATGGTCCAGTTGCTCGCTCAAGCCGTGGGGGACTCTGTTCTGTGTCTATAGAGTGCTAGACTCTTTCTCCCTGCACTGAGAGCTCGTTCCTGTCTCTCTGTCCCCACAGATTGGCCGCGTAATCCAGGTTGCTGCTGGGAGCAGCAACCTCAAGAGAGTGACCCTGGAGCTGGGGGGGAAGAGCCCCAACATCATCATGTCAGATGCCGATAGTGAGTTCCCAGCTGGAGGAGGCCTGGCCTTGAAGGCAGTCCTGGCCGCCTGGGTTGTGGCTCCAGCCGATCCTGTCGCCCCCAGTGCCCAATGGCATTGGTTGCTGTCCCTTGGGCCTCGGGATAAGACGCCAGCGCAGGGCCTGTGTGGCCTGGCCTTGGCCTGTCCCCAGCCTCTCCCTGGCTGCTCTCTGCATCATCAGGCTAGGCCACGCCCCTGCTATCTGACTCATCCGCTCGCCGCCATCACGCCCTTTGTCCTGGTTGGCAGTGGGCTCCCAGATCGCCCCTCTTCTCCTTGTATCTGTCTCTGGCACCCAGCAGGCATCAACCCTGACAGTGGTGGGAACAGGCTCCATTGGGCAGGCAGCCACCGGGGCCAgggtcctcctcctcttctcactGTTACCTTTCTGTCCCCTGTCCATTTCCCTCAGTGGATTGGGCCGTGGAACAGGCCCACTTCGCCCTGTTCTTCAACCAGGGCCAGTGCTGCTGTGCCGGCTCCCGGACCTTCGTGCAGGAGGACATCTATGATGAGTTTGTGGAGCGGAGCGTTGCCCGGGCCAAGTCCCGAGTGGTTGGGAACCCCTTTGATAGCAAGACCGAGCAGGGGCCGCAGGTGAGCCAGGCAGTGCAGCAGGGTCTGGGTGTCCAGAGCCAGCATGAGAAGCAGAGAGGGCATCGGGCTCAGATCAGTTGGGACTGGGTTCAGGTCTCAGCTCTACCACACAGCAGCTGTGTACCTTTGGGAAGCTATGTTCCCTCCCTCAGCCTTCATTTCCCCATCTcgagccctgccctgcctcaTTCACGGGGTGGCTGTGATGTGGAAATTAATCCTGGGAAGCACTTTGTAAATTGCATATATGTAACAAATACCAGGAGTGTCTGCAAAAGGGAGTGTGTGTTTCCAAGACCTTGGTCATCAGTAGAAATGTATCCACCAGAAGATACACAGCCCTGTGAACCTTGGTATGGTCTGAGAGCCATGGTATGGCTGGTGTAGGGACTTTATTTCACTTCATGTTTTGAgctgtttgattttatttatttatttatttacctatttatattttagagacaaggtctctgttgaccaggctggagtgtagtggtgcaatcatacctcacctcagctttgaactcctgggctcaagcagtcctcctgcctttgcctctcaaagtgctgggattacagacattaaccaccacgcctggcctggattttACTTTTGAGCAGTTGtaggtttatagaaaaatagAGCTGAACGTACAGAGAGTGCCCATATATTACTTTGCACCTCCCTGTTCCCCCAGTTTCCCCTTTATTCACATCCTGCACGAGTGTGGTTCATCTGTTAGTATTGATGAGCCAATACTGGTACCTTATTATTAACTTAAGTCTGTAGTgtatatttgagttttttttttggagacagagtcttgttctgtcgcccaggcctgcagtgcagtgacgcgatctcgactcatgccacccgggttcaagcaattcttgtgcctcagcctcctgagtagctgggactacaggtgcacaccaccacgcctggctaattttttctattttagtagagacagggtttcactctgttgcccaggctgggctcgaactcctgagctcaggcaatctgccatCAGGCACCCAGCCTTGGGGtcattttttgtgttgttgtaCTTACTATGGGCCTAGACAAATGTATCATAATATGTATGATACCATCATTCTAGTatcatgtaaatatatttgtGCCCCGAAACCCCCGTCCTCCACctattcttccctctcttcctcccctgagccctggcaggcaaccactgattttttttttttttttttttttttttttttgagacagagtctcgctgcatcaccaggctggagtgcagtggtgagatctcggcttactgcaacctgtaccttctgggttcaagcgattctcctgccccagtctcctgagtagctgggacttacaggtgcatgccaccatgcccagcgaatttttgtatttttagtagagacagggtttcaccatgttggccaggatggcctcaatctcctgacctcgtgatccacccacctcggcctcccaaagtgctgggattacaggtgtgagccattgtgcctggccaatctttttattgtctctatagttttgcctttttcagattGTCTTATACGAATCATACAGTAGGTAGCCttctcagactggcttccttcttTTAGCAGTTTGCATTTCTGGTTCCTCAGTGGAGAGTCACAGCCATGTCTGAGGATGGACTGGCCTTGCCATGGGACAGGGTTATGTGCCCAACATCcccctctttgatttttttttagagacagggtcttgttctgttgcccaggctggaatgcagtggtgtgatcatggctcactgcagcctcaacctcttggcctcaagtgatcctcctgcttcagcctcccaagtagctgggactacaggcacacgtcaccacacctggctaatattcatactttttgtagagatgaggtcttgctatgttacccaggctggtcttgaattgctgggctcaagcagtcctcccacctcagcctcccaaagtcctgggattgcaggtgtgagccactgtgcctggccttcaacATCTCTAtctttaatagctttattgagatataattcatgtaGCATAAAATGCACCATTTTAGTGTAcgattcagtgatttttagtatattcacaacattgtgcaaccatcaccactaattcTATAATATTGTCATTACCTCCCCTAAAtatcctgtacccattagcagtcactccccattcctcccccCACCAGGCCCAGGCAACCAACAATCTATGTTCTGCCTGTAGATTTATCTATTGTGgacattttatacaaatggaatccTACACTACATGgttctttgtgtctggcttcttccacgTAGCCATGTTttaaaggttcatccatgttgtaacaagAATGTGTCAGAATATAAAAGgccaagtaatattccattgtgtggatagaccacattttgatttttccattAATCTATTGACAGACACttgattgtttccaccttttggttactgtgaatagtgcagcTAGGAACactaacatttctttctttcttttgagacagtctcgctctgtcacccaggctggagtgcagtggcaccatctcggctcactgcaacctccacctcctaggttcaaacaattctcctgtctcagcctcttgagtaggtgggactacaagtgcacaccaccacgccctgctaatttttgtatttttagtagagacggggtttcacaagatggtcaggctggtcttgaactcctgacctcaggtgatccatctgccttggcctcccaaagtgctgagattacaggtatgagccaccgcacctgtcctaacatttcttttcttttttttttttttttttgagacagagtctcgctctgtctccaggctagagtacagtggcacgatctcggctcactgcaacctccacctcctgggtttgaatgattctcctgcctcagcctcccgagtagctgagattacaggtgcccaccaccacgcccagctaattttttgtatctttagtagagacggggtttcaccatgttggccaggctggtcttgaactcctgacctcgtgatccgcccacctcagcctcccaaagtgctgagattacaggcatgagccactgcacccgtcctaacatttctttttgtctCATTTCTCTTTGTGGCTAATTATTAAGGTAATATAAACTtgcattaataattttaatgagaAAGTGTTTAGGCTATATGTGGCaactcacatctgtaaccccaacactttgggaggctgaggcaggagaatctcttgagcccaggatttcaagatcagcctgggcactacagcaagacctcatctctactaaaaaaaaaaaaaaatgcaaatcatgaccagcctgtccaacatggtgaaacctcatctctactaaaaatacaaaaactattcaggcatggtggtgggcgcccataatcccagctactcgggaggctgaggcaggagaatcacttgaacctgggaggcagaggttgtggtgagccaaaatcgcgccactgcactccagcctgggtgacagagtgagactctgtttcaaaaaataagtaattttttttttcaaaaaagcaaaaaaaattagctagacatagTGATGCGTGCCTatactctcagctacttgggaggctgaggtgggagcccagaaggtcaagcctgcagtgagcagtgatcacaccactgcactgctgcctgagcgacagagtgagaccctgactcttttaaaaaaaaggtatttaatgtaaaaaataagacattgttgcatttcttttattctccatCGGtaaccacacatgcacacacagttatgttgtatgtttattttttttaaaataggccgggtgtggtggctaacccctgtaatcctaacacttgggagggaggccaaggtgagtcaattacttgagcccaggggttcgagactagcctgggcaacatagcaaaactccatctctactaaaaatataaaaattacccaggtgtgttggcgcacacctgtggtcccagctactcgggagactgaggtgagaagataactgagctcagggaggttgaagttgcagtgagccatgattgtgtcactgctcttcagactgggcaatagagtgagaccctgtcgcccTTCTCCCCTACCCCATAAAGGAGTATATAGTGCATATTGTTCTAcaagctttccttctttttttttttgagacgaagtctttgttgccgaagctggagtgcagtggcatgatctcggctcactgcaacctccacctccctggttcaagcgattctcctgcctcagcctcctgagtaactgggactacaggcacgtgccaccatgccaagctaatttttgtatttttagtagagacggggtttcactgtgttggccaggctggtctcgaactcttgacctcatgatcggcctgcctcggcctcccaaagtgctgggattacaggcgtgagccactgcacccggcccaagctttccttctttttacagAATATCTTGGGCCATCTTTCTGTGTCAGTTCACAGATCTACTAGTGGCAACCGAATATATTGGATGCACCGTAATAATTTTAACCAACCCCTCTACTGATTTATACTTAgaattgtttccatcttttgccTTTATAAAATGctcccccagcctgggcaacaaggcaaaaccctgtctctactaaaaatacaaaaattagcccagcatagtggcgtatgcctatagtcccagctactcggaaggctgaggtgggaggatcatttgagtatgggagatggaggttgcagtgagtggagactgcaccactgcactccagcctgggtgacagagtgagaccccgtctcaaaaacaaaaatacaaaaaaaaaaaaaatactccctaGTGAATATCCTTGTTCATTTCTCTTTGTGCATATgtagaataaattcctggaagttAAATAGCTGGGCCAAAGGGTCTGAGCATATAATTTTTGAGCAATATTAATAAACCACTTGCTCTAAAGGCTGTATCAGCCTGTCATCCTTCTAACAGTGTATGTAACAGTCTCTTGCTATCAGTGTATTTTCTTCCTAAACTTTTTGGTAATCTTATagttgaaaagtaaaaattgatttGATGTCCTTTTCTCTGGTAGGCTGAGGAAGCTGggcctttttttgtgttttctgttattGGCCCTGTGTGTTTCCTCTTCTGATCTTGCTTACTCATGACGTTGGTCCATTTCCCAGTTGTCTTGTTGCCGCATAATTCTAAGCCTGAAGCCTAGGAGAGGTCTGAATCCGATGTCTCCATAACTCTGGGTTCCTTCTCCCACAGGTGGATGAAACTCAGTTTAAGAAGATCCTCGGCTATATCAACACTGGGAAACAAGAGGGGGCGAAGCTGCTGTGTGGTGGGGGCATTGCTGCTGACCGTGGTTACTTCATCCAGCCCACCGTGTTTGGAGACGTGCAGGATGGCATGACCATCGCCAAGGAGGAGGTGAGCACCTGGGGCCGGTGCTTTGGGAACGTTCTTGGCGGGAGGTGAGGTAAACAGTTCAGCCTGGCATCCCGACGCTGTCACCCATCTGCTAGCTTGGGGCCAGATCTCGAGTTATGCCCAGAACCAGTGCCCATAACAAGTTATTCATAGTATGTATCTGATCTTGTCACTCCTCTTCAGCTTGTACCCTCTGTCTGGGAGATTGTCTGCATTCCTCAGCATGGCCTGCAGGCCTTCGTGTCCTGGCCCTCAGAGCCAGGAGTCTAGGAATGACACTGTCTGTTCCTTCCCATGACTTTTTTACTTTCGgtcagcgtcttgctctgttgcccagactggagtgcagtggtataatcatggctccttatagccttgaactcctgggctcaaatgatcctcccacctcagcctcctgagtagctgggactacaggtgctcactactatgcctggctaatttttaaaaaaatttttagtagaggttgggcgcagtggctcacgcctgtaatcccaacactttgggaggccaaggcgggtggatcacctgagtcaggagttggagaccagcctggccaacatggcgaaaccctgtctatattaaaaataaaaaattagcccggcgtggtggtgcttgcttgtaatcccagctactctggaggctgaggcaggagaatcgcttgaacccgggaggcagaggttgcagtgagctgaggtcatgccactgcactccagcctgggcaacagagcgggactccatctccgATTTtagccacgcctggctaatttttgtatttttagtagagacagggtttcaccatgttgttcagggtggtctcgaactcctgacttcgtgatctgcctgcctcggcctcccaaagtgctgggattacaggcatgagccaccatgcccggcttgttttttctcttctttttttgagatggagtctcactctgtcgccaggctggagtgcagtggcacgatctcggctcactgcaacctctgcctcccaggttcaagtgattctcctgcctcagcccctactagtaactgggattacaggcgcacaccaccacacccagctaatttttcttatttttagtagagatggggtttcaccattttggccaggctggtctcgaactcctgacctcaggtgatccacctgcctcagcctcccaaaatgctgggattacaggtgtgagccatcatgcccggccaaattttttttttttttttttttttttttgagtaaagacaaggtctcactgtgtttgccaggctggactcgaactcctagactcaagtagttctcccaccttggcctcccaaagtgctgggattacaggcgtgagccacaatgcccagctgacTTAAATTGTTTGACACTAAATCTATGTGTCACATGTGAATAACATACCTGGCAGGATTGTTTAGAAACGGGATACTCTATGTAAAGCCTGGGGCCCACAGGAGGAAGTTGGCCCCTGTTGGCTCCATTCCCTCTGTGTTCTGCTGAGCTTGATGGCTGTTGTCTTCCCCTGGAACTGTTAAAGCATGACTGGGGGCTCATCCCCCAATCTGGAATCATCTGTTCTGCTCTGAGAGAGCTTGATGGCAGGTGCCTCCGTGTTGCCGAAACCCCCTACTCTGCTCTCTCACTCCAGATCTTCGGGCCGGTGATGCAGATCCTGAAGTTCAAGACCATAGAGGAGGTTGTTGGGAGAGCCAACAATTCCACGTACGGGCTGGCCGCAGCTGTCTTCACAAAGGATTTGGACAAGGCCAATTACCTGTCCCAGGCCCTCCAGGCAGGCACTGTGTGGTAAGAGCCTCCCAGCAGCCCCTCACAACCCAACAGAGATTCCTCAAAGGCAGGGCCTTCTGGAATCCAGTGGTCACCATCCTGGAATTTGGGGAGCTGGGCTCAGTTTCTCCTGGGTCAGGGTATGATGTCGATTTGAGAGGTCCTGCCACCTCGCCTCCGAAGGATCAAGCTTCTCTGCGGTGCAAAGGCCCTGCACCTGTCCTTGGCAGGCAGCAGGGTGGCGGGGCTCCTCCCCAGCTGCCTCAGGGCAGGAGACCAGAGCAGAGGGACCCATGATTGTGACACTGATCCTAAAAGCTTAGCCTCTGCTTCACACTTAGcccccactaggatggctatatttttattatttatttattcttagttttattttttgagacagaaaaaaatattctacccaggctgaagtgctgtggggtgggattatagctcactgcagccttgaactcctgggctcaagcaatcctcccacctctgcctcccaagtagctgggaccacaggtgtgtaccaccacacctggacaattaaaaaaaaaatttttttttttgtagagatgagatcttgccatgttgcccaggctgggctatatgtatataatttttaaagtattggtaaggatgtggagaaatcagaaccttCCTATGTTGctgatgggaatggaaaatggcacactCATTGTGGAAAATAGCTTGGGAGctcctcaaaaattaaacatgaagcccccatatgacccagcaattccactcctaggtatttatccaagagaaagaaaaacatgctcCCACATAAAAACGTGTATATGaatcttcacagcagcattatttgtaacagccaaaaggtgaacacaacccaaatgtccatcagtagatgaatggatacagaatgTGATCTGTCCATGCAATGAAATGTGGCTCAGccacagaaaggaatgaagtagCTGTAtgaatctgttctcacactgctggtaaagacattccagagaccgggtaatttataaaggaaagaagtttaatggactcacacagttccatgtggctggggaggcctcacaatcatggtggaaggtgaaaagcaTGTCTCacgtggtggcagacaagagaagagaacttgtgcagggaaactcccctttataaaaccatcagatcttgtgagatttactcactatcacaagaatagcatgggaaagacctggccccatgattcagttacctcccacaacacgtgggaattgtgggagctacgattcaagatgagatttgggtagggacacagccaagccatatcagtaGCCATGCATGCAATAGCATGGATTAATCTTGAACATAACATTGAGTGAAAGAACCCAGactgtctgggtgcagtggctcacgcctgtaatcccagcactttgggaagccgaggtgggtaggtcacttgaggtcaggagtttgagaccagcctggccaagatggtgaaaccttatctctactaaaaatacaaaacttagctggctgtggtggcaggtgcctgtagtcccagctactggggaggctgaggcaggagaatcgcttgaacctgggaggcggagattgcagtgagtggagatcatgccactgtactccagcctgagcgacagagtaagactccaaaaaaaaaaaaaaaaaaaaacccaggcataaaaggccacatactgtgtgattccatttacagtattataaatatctagaataggcaaatccgtagagacagaaaatacattagtggttgtcaggggctgggggagggaggaatggacaGTGCCTGCCTCCTGGGCATAGGGTTTCTTTCAgtgtgatagaaatgttctgcaATTAGACAGTGGCGATGGTcacacaacactgtgaatatgCTGTCAACCAGtgattgtacactttaaaatggtgaattttaggctgggtgcagtggctcactcctgtaatcccagcactttgggaggccaaggtggacagatcacgagatcaggagatcgagaccatcttggccaacatggtgaaaccccgtctctactaaaaatacaaaaattaggcctgggcgtggtggcttacacctataatcccagcactttgggaggctgaagtaggtggaacatgatgtcaggagttcaagaccagcctgaccaacatggtgaaaccccgtttctactaaaaatgcacaaattagacaggcgtggtggcgggtgcctgtaatcccagctacttgggaggctgaggcaggagaatcgcttgaacctgggaggcggaggttgcagtgagttgagatcatgccattgcactccagcctgggtgacagagcaagactctgtctcaaaaaaaaaaaaaaaaaattagccaggtgcagtggtaggcacctgtaatcccagctactcaggaggctgaggcaggagaatcacttgaaccttagaggcagaagttgcagtgagccgagatcacaccactgcactccagcttggccatagagtgagactctgtctcaaaaaaagaaaaagaaaaagggcggggcgctgtggttcacgcctgtaatcccagcactttgggaggccgaggcgggtggatcacaaggtcgggagatcaagaccatcctggctaacacggtgaaaccccatttctactaacaatacaaaaaattagccgggtgtggtggcgggcacctgtagtcccagctactcaggaggctgaggcaggagaatagtgtgaacctgggaggcggagcttgcagtgagccgagatcgcgccactgcactccagcgtgggtgacagagcgagactgtctcaaaaaaaaaaaaaaagaaaagaaaagaaaaataggccgagcgtggtggctcacacctgtaatcccagcattttgggaggccaaggcaggcatatcacaaagtcaagagtttgagaccagcctgatcaacatggtgaaaccttgtctttactaaaaatagaaagattagctgggcatggtggcacgcacctataatcccagctactcaggaggctggagattcgcttgaacctgggaggtggaggttgcagtgagctgagatctcaccactgcactccagcctgggcgacagagcgaaactccatctcaaaaaataataataaaaaatataaataaataaataaataaatagtgaatttcaaattcacataaaatttaataatttttttaaattgcaaaaaaaaatgaaagaaaagaaagccatccaggtgcagtggctcacaccagtaatcccagtgctttgggagcctgaggcaggagaattacttgaggccaggagttcgagaccagcctgggcaacatagtgagaccccatctctacaaaaaataaaagataaaaaaattagccaggcatagtggcacatacctgttgtcttagctacttgggaggctgaggcaggaggatcactggaggccaggagttggagatcagcctgggtaacatagtcagaccctgtctcttaaaaaaaaaaaatttattgccaggcgtggttgcacgtgcctgtagtccagctactcaggaagctgaggcaggagaatctcttgaaccccagatgtggaggttgcaacgagctgagatcacgccacggcaactccagcctgggcaacagagaaagattccatctcaaaaaaaaaaaattttttttaagttaaaaataaagacttttattTGGGGCAATACAGGGGGTCCTGGGAGTGTAACCCATAACCCCCAAGAGTGATTTCTGCAATTTCATTTCAAATTACAGGGTCAACTGCTATGATGTGTTTGGAGCCCAGTCACCCTTTGGTGGCTACAAGATGTCGGGGAGTGGCCGGGAGCTGGGCGAGTACGGCCTGCAGGCATACACTGAAGTGAAAACTGTGAGTGTGGGACCTGCTAGGGGctcagggcctgttgggggttcaGGGTCTGCTGGTGGCTCGGAGCCTGCTGGGGGATCGGGGTCTGTTGGAGGCTTGGGGCCTGCCAGAGGTTCAGGACCTGCCGGGGACTCAGGGCCTGCTGGAAGTTCAGGACCTGCTGGGGATTCAGGGCCTGCTGGGGGTTCAGGGCCTGCCAGGGATTTAGGGTCTGCTGGGCGGGCCACCTTTTGGCCTCTCCCTCATGCTTGAGGCCATCAGTGTTTCCTACTAAGTTCCCATTTTAAGCCTGAGAAGTGACAAGAGAGGGTAAAGACCCAGCCTCTGCTCTGTCCCGTGAGAAATACTGAGGGACACCAGGCCTATACGGTCATTTGCTGGGCTTCATTATATGCCCAGGCCT
This window encodes:
- the ALDH2 gene encoding aldehyde dehydrogenase, mitochondrial codes for the protein MLRAAALFGPRLGRRLLSAAATQAVPAPNQQPEVFCNQIFINNEWHDAVSRKTFPTVNPSTGEVICQVAEGDKEDVDKAVKAARAAFQLGSPWRRMDASHRGRLLNRLADLIERDRTYLAALETLDNGKPYVISYLVDLDMVLKCLRYYAGWADKYHGKTIPIDGDFFSYTRHEPVGVCGQIIPWNFPLLMQAWKLGPALATGNVVVMKVAEQTPLTALYVANLIKEAGFPPGVVNIVPGFGPTAGAAIASHEDVDKVAFTGSTEIGRVIQVAAGSSNLKRVTLELGGKSPNIIMSDADMDWAVEQAHFALFFNQGQCCCAGSRTFVQEDIYDEFVERSVARAKSRVVGNPFDSKTEQGPQVDETQFKKILGYINTGKQEGAKLLCGGGIAADRGYFIQPTVFGDVQDGMTIAKEEIFGPVMQILKFKTIEEVVGRANNSTYGLAAAVFTKDLDKANYLSQALQAGTVWVNCYDVFGAQSPFGGYKMSGSGRELGEYGLQAYTEVKTVTVKVPQKNS